One genomic window of Roseateles sp. DAIF2 includes the following:
- the dapF gene encoding diaminopimelate epimerase: MKLRFTKMQGAGNDFVVIDATEVPLALDESQLRRLGDRRFGVGCDQILVIEKSATPGVDFRYRIFNNDGDEVEHCGNGARCFVRYVVDKGLSEKRRIRVETVNALLELNLREDGRVTVDMGAPIFEPARVPFEAQGLTPRREGDFELWPLDGLDAEVAVLSMGNPHAVQRVADVETAPVLSLGPKVEAHARFPRKVNAGFLQVIDRGHVKLRVFERGAGETLACGTGACAAVVAGIRLGWLDEKVDVQARGGLLTIEWAGPSQGPAAPVLMTGPAQMVFDGEIEL, translated from the coding sequence ATGAAATTGCGCTTCACCAAGATGCAGGGCGCCGGCAACGACTTCGTCGTGATCGACGCGACCGAGGTCCCGCTGGCCCTGGACGAGAGCCAGCTGCGTCGGCTGGGCGACCGCCGCTTCGGCGTCGGCTGCGACCAGATCCTGGTGATCGAGAAGAGCGCCACCCCGGGCGTGGACTTCCGCTACCGCATCTTCAACAACGACGGCGACGAGGTCGAGCATTGCGGCAACGGCGCGCGCTGCTTCGTGCGCTATGTGGTGGACAAGGGCCTGTCGGAAAAGCGCCGCATCAGGGTCGAGACGGTCAATGCGCTGCTCGAGTTGAATCTGCGCGAGGACGGCCGCGTCACGGTGGACATGGGTGCGCCGATCTTCGAGCCGGCGCGCGTGCCCTTCGAGGCGCAAGGCCTGACCCCGCGGCGCGAGGGCGATTTCGAGCTGTGGCCGCTGGACGGGCTGGACGCCGAGGTGGCGGTGCTGTCGATGGGCAACCCGCATGCGGTGCAGCGCGTGGCCGATGTCGAGACGGCGCCGGTGCTGAGCCTGGGGCCGAAGGTCGAAGCGCATGCGCGCTTCCCGCGCAAGGTCAATGCCGGTTTCCTGCAGGTGATCGACCGCGGCCATGTCAAGCTGCGTGTGTTCGAGCGCGGCGCCGGCGAGACCCTGGCCTGCGGCACCGGGGCCTGCGCGGCCGTGGTGGCCGGCATCCGGCTCGGCTGGCTGGACGAGAAGGTGGACGTGCAGGCGCGCGGCGGCCTGCTGACGATCGAATGGGCGGGCCCGAGCCAGGGCCCGGCCGCGCCGGTGCTGATGACCGGCCCGGCCCAGATGGTTTTTGACGGAGAGATCGAGCTGTGA
- a CDS encoding DUF484 family protein: MSIEGITEQDIADFLGNTPGFFERHAELLASVQLSHPHGQRAVSLQERQAEMLRDKIKGLEHKIIEMIRNGQENVSIADRLHRWTLALMRTQEPAQVPAVLLQQLRHEFMIPHAGLRLWGIDEAHAGAEFAQPVSQDVRSFATSLNQPYCGVNSGFEAARWLADEQGHGVTSLALIPLSHGNPAQAFGLLVLGSPDPTRYTAEMGTEFLARIGELASAGLVRLLPAATRDGGRAD; the protein is encoded by the coding sequence GTGAGCATTGAAGGCATTACCGAGCAGGACATCGCGGACTTCCTGGGCAACACGCCGGGCTTCTTCGAGCGCCATGCCGAGCTGCTCGCCAGCGTGCAACTGAGCCATCCGCATGGCCAGCGCGCGGTGTCGCTGCAGGAGCGCCAGGCCGAGATGCTGCGCGACAAGATCAAGGGCCTGGAGCACAAGATCATCGAGATGATCCGCAACGGCCAGGAGAACGTCTCGATCGCCGACCGCCTGCACCGCTGGACCCTGGCGCTGATGCGCACCCAGGAGCCGGCCCAGGTGCCGGCCGTGCTGCTGCAGCAGCTGCGCCACGAGTTCATGATCCCGCATGCCGGCCTGCGCCTGTGGGGCATCGACGAGGCCCATGCCGGCGCCGAGTTCGCGCAGCCGGTCAGCCAGGATGTGCGCAGCTTCGCGACCAGCCTGAACCAGCCCTATTGCGGCGTCAACTCGGGCTTCGAGGCCGCGCGCTGGCTGGCCGACGAGCAGGGCCATGGCGTGACCTCGCTGGCCCTGATCCCGCTGAGCCATGGCAACCCGGCCCAGGCCTTCGGCCTCTTGGTGCTGGGCTCGCCCGACCCGACCCGCTACACGGCCGAGATGGGCACCGAATTCCTGGCCCGCATCGGCGAGCTGGCCAGCGCCGGCCTGGTGCGCCTGCTGCCGGCCGCGACCCGCGATGGCGGCCGCGCTGATTGA
- a CDS encoding tyrosine recombinase XerC, with protein sequence MAAALIEPLQRYLEHAHVQRRLAGRTLSIYRDALTRLQGLAEADGVDLLRLQQAQARRWVARLHAEGLSPRSLALQLSAWRGLYRWLGGERLVGHNPIDGLRAPKAAKPLPKALDVDAAVQLAEHAEPERDPGLEARDACIVELLYGCGLRVGELVGLDVQAGRAARGWIDAQAGEAQVLGKGEKRRSVPLGGAALRALQAWLAQRPRLARADEPALLVGARGGRLGESQVRLMLKARALAAGMPAHVHPHMLRHSFASHLLQSSGDLRAVQELLGHAHIATTQVYTKLDFQHLAKVYDAAHPRAKKK encoded by the coding sequence ATGGCGGCCGCGCTGATTGAGCCGCTGCAGCGTTATCTGGAGCATGCCCATGTGCAGCGCCGCCTGGCCGGCCGCACGCTGAGCATCTATCGGGACGCGCTGACGCGCCTGCAGGGCCTGGCCGAGGCCGATGGCGTCGACCTGCTGCGCCTGCAGCAGGCGCAGGCGCGGCGCTGGGTCGCGCGCCTGCATGCCGAGGGCCTGTCGCCGCGCAGCCTGGCGCTGCAGCTGTCGGCCTGGCGCGGCCTGTACCGCTGGCTGGGCGGTGAACGCCTGGTCGGCCACAACCCGATCGACGGCCTGCGCGCGCCCAAGGCGGCCAAGCCGCTGCCGAAGGCGCTGGACGTCGACGCGGCGGTGCAGCTGGCCGAGCATGCGGAGCCCGAGCGCGATCCGGGCCTGGAGGCGCGCGACGCCTGCATCGTCGAGCTGCTGTACGGCTGCGGCCTGCGCGTCGGCGAGCTGGTGGGCCTGGATGTGCAGGCCGGACGCGCGGCGCGCGGCTGGATCGATGCCCAGGCCGGCGAGGCCCAGGTGCTGGGCAAGGGCGAGAAGCGTCGCAGCGTGCCGCTGGGCGGCGCGGCGCTGAGGGCGCTGCAGGCCTGGCTGGCGCAGCGGCCGCGGCTGGCGCGCGCGGACGAGCCGGCCCTGCTGGTCGGCGCGCGCGGTGGTCGCCTGGGCGAATCGCAGGTGCGTCTGATGCTGAAGGCGCGCGCGCTGGCGGCCGGCATGCCGGCCCATGTGCATCCGCACATGCTGCGCCATTCCTTCGCCTCGCACCTGCTGCAGTCCAGCGGCGACCTGCGCGCGGTGCAGGAGCTGCTGGGTCATGCCCATATCGCCACCACCCAGGTCTATACCAAGCTGGACTTCCAGCATCTGGCCAAGGTCTACGATGCCGCGCATCCGCGCGCCAAGAAGAAATAA
- a CDS encoding class I SAM-dependent rRNA methyltransferase: MKVIRLRAGRERSLQRRHPWVFESSIEKGRADPGETVRVDSSEGQFLAWAAFSPSSQIRLRAWSFDPAERIDAAFFERRVAAALAMRARLAVDSDAVRLVHGEADGLPGLIVDRYGDTLVAQFGSAGVERWKAVLVETLLKQTGLSRFYERSDASVRGLEGLPEQTGWLAGDGATELTIREHDWRLSLDIATGHKTGYYLDQRDNRRRFAEVVRHFDCKKVLNCYSYTGGFSVAALAGGAERVISVDSSAPALQRAVQHVALNGFDAARHEARDADVNQTLRALLEAGETFDAIVLDPPKFAPTAAHAERAARAYKDINRLGLKLLAPGGLLFTFSCSGGVGLELFHKIVAGAGLDAPADGYILERVAAAPDHPQTICFPEGDYLKGLLVLKRG, translated from the coding sequence ATGAAAGTCATTCGTCTTCGTGCGGGCCGTGAGCGCTCGCTGCAGCGCCGCCATCCCTGGGTGTTCGAGAGCTCGATCGAGAAGGGGCGCGCCGATCCTGGCGAGACGGTGCGGGTGGATTCGTCCGAGGGCCAGTTCCTGGCCTGGGCCGCCTTCAGCCCCAGCTCGCAGATCCGGCTGCGCGCCTGGAGCTTCGATCCGGCCGAGCGCATCGACGCCGCCTTCTTCGAGCGGCGCGTGGCCGCGGCGCTGGCGATGCGCGCGCGCCTGGCGGTGGACTCCGATGCGGTGCGCCTGGTGCATGGCGAGGCCGATGGCCTGCCTGGCCTGATCGTCGACCGCTACGGCGACACCCTGGTGGCGCAGTTCGGCAGCGCCGGCGTCGAGCGCTGGAAGGCGGTGCTGGTCGAGACGCTGCTGAAGCAGACCGGCCTGAGCCGCTTCTACGAGCGCTCCGACGCCAGCGTGCGCGGCCTCGAGGGCCTGCCCGAGCAGACCGGCTGGCTGGCCGGCGATGGCGCGACCGAGCTGACGATCCGCGAGCACGACTGGCGCCTGAGCCTGGACATCGCGACCGGCCACAAGACCGGCTACTACCTGGACCAGCGCGACAACCGGCGCCGCTTCGCCGAGGTGGTGCGCCATTTCGACTGCAAGAAAGTCCTGAACTGCTACAGCTATACCGGCGGCTTCTCGGTCGCGGCGCTGGCCGGCGGGGCCGAGCGGGTGATCAGCGTCGATTCCTCGGCGCCGGCGCTGCAGCGCGCGGTGCAGCATGTGGCGCTGAACGGCTTCGACGCGGCGCGCCACGAGGCGCGCGATGCCGACGTCAACCAGACCCTGCGCGCGCTGCTGGAGGCCGGCGAGACCTTCGATGCGATCGTGCTGGACCCACCCAAGTTCGCGCCCACCGCGGCCCATGCCGAGCGCGCCGCGCGCGCCTACAAGGACATCAACCGCCTGGGCCTGAAGCTGCTGGCACCGGGCGGGCTGCTGTTCACCTTCTCCTGCTCGGGCGGGGTGGGGCTGGAGCTGTTTCACAAGATCGTCGCCGGCGCCGGCCTGGATGCGCCGGCCGACGGCTACATCCTGGAGCGCGTGGCCGCGGCGCCCGATCATCCGCAGACCATCTGCTTCCCCGAGGGCGATTACCTGAAGGGCCTGCTGGTGCTGAAGCGCGGCTGA
- the cfa gene encoding cyclopropane fatty acyl phospholipid synthase — protein sequence MGGSDLPDGRDADWALLSRWLALADVRLGGDRPWDMLLHEPTLARRLLGGGSLALGESYMDGLWSCERLDLLFERLITARLGERLRSPLERFHVLKARLFNLQTRRRAWQVGEQHYDLGNEFYRAMLDERMTYTCAYWQGGPGEAPAPSLAAAQERKLDLVCRKLGLRPGMRLLDIGCGWGSLMRFAAERYGVSCVGVTISAEQAALGGELCAGLPVEFRLQDYRRLDERFDRIASLGMFEHVGHKNMGDYMAVVRRCLADDGLFLLHTIGRNDSAHGTDPWIHRYIFPNGELPSIARIGRACEAHFVVEDLHNFGADYDLTLMAWHERFEAAWPRFADQLGERFHRMWRYYLLCSAAAFRVRDIQLWQWVLSPRGVPGGYRRPG from the coding sequence ATGGGCGGCAGTGATCTGCCCGACGGGCGCGATGCGGACTGGGCGCTGCTGTCGCGCTGGCTGGCGCTGGCGGATGTGCGGCTCGGCGGCGACCGGCCCTGGGACATGCTGCTGCATGAGCCGACCCTGGCCCGGCGGCTGCTGGGCGGCGGTTCGCTGGCGCTGGGCGAGTCCTATATGGACGGGCTGTGGAGCTGCGAGCGGCTGGACCTGCTGTTTGAGCGCCTGATCACGGCGCGCCTGGGCGAGCGGCTGCGCTCGCCGCTGGAGCGGTTCCATGTGCTGAAGGCGCGGCTGTTCAATCTGCAGACGCGCCGGCGCGCCTGGCAGGTCGGCGAGCAGCATTACGACCTGGGCAACGAGTTCTACCGCGCGATGCTGGACGAGCGCATGACCTACACTTGCGCCTACTGGCAGGGCGGGCCGGGCGAGGCGCCCGCGCCGAGCCTGGCGGCCGCGCAGGAGCGCAAGCTCGATCTGGTCTGCCGCAAGCTGGGGCTGCGGCCGGGCATGCGGCTGCTGGACATTGGTTGCGGCTGGGGCAGCCTGATGCGCTTCGCGGCGGAGCGCTACGGCGTCTCCTGCGTCGGCGTGACGATCTCGGCCGAGCAGGCGGCGCTGGGCGGCGAGCTCTGCGCGGGTCTGCCGGTGGAGTTCCGGCTGCAGGACTACCGGCGGCTGGACGAGCGCTTCGACCGCATCGCCAGCCTGGGCATGTTCGAGCATGTGGGCCACAAGAATATGGGCGACTACATGGCGGTGGTGCGACGCTGTCTGGCCGACGACGGCCTGTTCCTGCTGCACACGATCGGCCGCAACGACAGCGCCCATGGCACCGACCCCTGGATCCACCGCTACATCTTCCCGAACGGCGAGCTGCCCAGCATCGCGCGCATCGGCCGCGCCTGCGAGGCGCATTTCGTCGTCGAGGATCTGCACAACTTCGGCGCCGATTACGACCTGACCCTGATGGCCTGGCATGAGCGCTTCGAGGCCGCCTGGCCGCGCTTTGCCGACCAGCTGGGCGAGCGCTTCCACCGCATGTGGCGCTACTACCTGCTGTGCAGCGCCGCGGCCTTCCGGGTGCGCGACATCCAGCTGTGGCAATGGGTGCTGTCGCCGCGCGGCGTGCCCGGGGGCTACAGGCGTCCCGGTTGA
- a CDS encoding Lrp/AsnC family transcriptional regulator, with the protein MTKLNTALDLDATDLRLLDLLQQDAALSNQDLAARAHVSPATCLRRVKRLVEGGVIERRVALLSPDKLGAGLSAIVEITLDRQGAEHLAAFEQKVLAEAAVQQCYRVSPGPDFVLILQVADMPAYQALVLRLFTQDANVRNVKAFFSVLRSKFEPRIALPQPGRL; encoded by the coding sequence ATGACCAAATTAAACACAGCCCTGGACCTGGACGCCACCGACCTGCGGCTGCTGGACCTGCTGCAGCAGGACGCCGCCCTGTCGAACCAGGATCTGGCGGCGCGCGCCCATGTCTCGCCGGCCACCTGCCTGCGCCGGGTCAAGCGCCTGGTCGAGGGCGGTGTGATCGAGCGCCGGGTCGCGCTGCTCTCGCCCGACAAGCTGGGCGCGGGCCTGAGCGCGATCGTCGAGATCACGCTGGACCGCCAGGGCGCCGAGCATCTGGCCGCCTTCGAACAGAAGGTGCTGGCCGAGGCCGCGGTGCAGCAGTGCTACCGCGTCTCGCCGGGACCGGACTTCGTGCTGATCCTGCAGGTGGCCGACATGCCGGCCTACCAGGCCCTGGTGCTGCGTCTATTCACGCAGGACGCCAATGTGCGCAACGTCAAGGCCTTCTTCAGCGTGCTGCGCAGCAAGTTCGAGCCGCGCATCGCCTTGCCTCAACCGGGACGCCTGTAG
- the glmS gene encoding glutamine--fructose-6-phosphate transaminase (isomerizing): MCGIVGAVSQRNIVPILIEGLKRLEYRGYDSCGVAVHQGGELKRARSTSRVAELDGAVAEDAIASGTGIAHTRWATHGAPAVHNAHPHFSPGPGAEAAVGRIALVHNGIIENHEELRAELKAKGYVFSSQTDTEVIAHLVDHFYNGDLLEAVQQALARLRGAYAIAVFCRDEPQRVIGAREGSPLVLGVGEQENFLASDAMALAGVTDQIVYLEEGDVVDLQLGRYWISRRNAETGRFDAQQREVKTVHAHSGAAELGPYRHYMQKEIFEQPVAIANTLDAVTGISPELFGDGAYRIFKEVDSVLILACGTSYYAGSTAKYWLESIAKIPTSVEIASEYRYRDSVPNPRTLVVTISQSGETADTLAALKHARAQGMEHTLTVCNVSTSAMVRECKLAYITRAGAEIGVASTKAFTTQLVGLFLLTLALAQTRGQLDEAKEAEHLKALRHLPVAVQAVLALEPQVIAWSEEFARKENALFLGRGLHYPIALEGALKLKEISYIHAEAYPAGELKHGPLALVTAEMPVVTVAPNDALLEKLKSNMQEVRARGGQLFVFADSDTKIESETGLHVIRMPEHYGPLSPILHVVPLQLLAYHTACARGTDVDKPRNLAKSVTVE, encoded by the coding sequence ATGTGCGGCATCGTCGGCGCGGTCAGTCAGCGCAATATCGTCCCGATCCTGATCGAAGGCTTGAAGCGGCTCGAGTACCGCGGCTACGACTCCTGCGGCGTCGCGGTGCACCAGGGCGGCGAGCTGAAGCGCGCGCGCAGCACCTCGCGCGTGGCCGAGCTCGATGGCGCGGTGGCCGAGGACGCGATCGCCTCCGGCACCGGCATCGCCCATACCCGCTGGGCGACCCATGGCGCGCCGGCGGTGCACAACGCCCATCCGCATTTCTCGCCCGGCCCGGGCGCCGAGGCCGCGGTGGGGCGCATCGCGCTGGTGCACAACGGCATCATCGAGAACCATGAGGAGCTGCGCGCCGAGCTGAAGGCCAAGGGCTATGTCTTCAGCAGCCAGACCGATACCGAGGTGATCGCGCACCTGGTCGACCATTTCTACAACGGCGACCTGCTGGAGGCCGTGCAGCAGGCGCTGGCGCGGCTGCGCGGCGCCTATGCGATCGCGGTGTTCTGCCGCGACGAGCCGCAGCGCGTGATCGGCGCCCGCGAGGGCTCGCCGCTGGTGCTGGGCGTGGGCGAGCAGGAGAACTTCCTGGCCTCCGACGCGATGGCCCTGGCCGGCGTGACCGACCAGATCGTCTACCTGGAAGAGGGCGACGTGGTGGACCTGCAGCTGGGCCGCTACTGGATCAGCCGCCGCAATGCCGAGACCGGCCGCTTCGATGCGCAGCAGCGCGAGGTCAAGACCGTGCATGCGCACAGCGGCGCGGCCGAGCTGGGTCCGTATCGCCACTACATGCAGAAGGAGATCTTCGAGCAGCCGGTGGCGATCGCCAACACGCTGGACGCCGTCACCGGCATCAGCCCCGAGCTGTTCGGCGACGGCGCCTACCGGATCTTCAAGGAGGTCGACTCGGTGCTGATCCTGGCCTGCGGCACCAGCTACTACGCCGGCTCCACCGCCAAGTACTGGCTGGAAAGCATCGCCAAGATCCCGACCAGCGTCGAGATCGCCAGCGAGTACCGCTACCGCGACAGCGTGCCGAACCCGCGCACCCTGGTCGTGACGATCAGCCAGAGCGGAGAGACCGCCGACACCCTGGCCGCGCTCAAGCATGCGCGCGCCCAGGGCATGGAGCACACGCTGACGGTCTGCAACGTCTCCACCAGCGCGATGGTGCGCGAGTGCAAGCTGGCCTACATCACCCGCGCCGGCGCCGAGATCGGCGTGGCCTCGACCAAGGCCTTCACCACCCAGCTGGTCGGCCTGTTCCTGCTGACCCTGGCGCTGGCGCAGACCCGCGGCCAACTGGACGAGGCCAAGGAGGCCGAGCACCTGAAGGCGCTGCGCCACCTGCCGGTGGCCGTGCAGGCGGTGCTGGCGCTGGAGCCGCAGGTGATCGCCTGGAGCGAGGAGTTCGCGCGCAAGGAAAACGCGTTGTTCCTCGGCCGCGGCCTGCATTACCCGATCGCGCTGGAAGGCGCGCTCAAGCTCAAGGAGATCAGCTACATCCACGCCGAGGCCTATCCCGCTGGCGAGCTGAAGCATGGCCCGCTGGCCCTGGTCACCGCCGAGATGCCGGTGGTCACCGTGGCGCCGAACGACGCGCTGCTGGAGAAGCTCAAGAGCAATATGCAGGAAGTGCGCGCCCGCGGCGGTCAGCTCTTCGTGTTCGCCGACAGCGACACCAAGATCGAAAGCGAGACGGGCCTGCATGTGATCCGCATGCCCGAGCATTACGGCCCCCTGAGCCCGATCCTGCACGTCGTGCCGCTGCAGTTGCTGGCCTATCACACCGCCTGCGCGCGCGGTACCGATGTCGACAAGCCGCGCAATTTGGCGAAGTCGGTGACGGTGGAGTAG
- a CDS encoding helix-turn-helix domain-containing protein: MRAKNKHSFKKSTGFSPSQYLTRLRMERARRLLRETERPIVEVGLEVRDASSRRFSARRLACFRVTIEACAEPAENRQQNFDIESKSTSDQANTSRHRGNRGSYETTTPHSVLPADEAEQRFTREPFQQLPVPALTACSGTWVFPQTGFRSPGRINAQPVFTTLIACLRL; this comes from the coding sequence ATGCGAGCGAAGAACAAGCACTCCTTCAAGAAGAGCACCGGCTTCTCACCGTCCCAGTACCTCACAAGGCTCCGCATGGAGCGAGCACGCCGCTTGTTGAGAGAGACGGAGAGGCCCATCGTCGAGGTCGGTCTGGAGGTAAGGGACGCCAGTTCGCGCAGGTTTTCCGCAAGGAGGTTGGCGTGCTTCCGAGTGACTATCGAAGCGTGCGCTGAGCCCGCTGAAAACCGGCAGCAAAACTTCGATATCGAGAGCAAATCCACGAGCGACCAAGCAAACACCTCTCGGCACCGTGGGAACCGTGGCAGCTACGAAACAACAACCCCACATTCGGTGCTGCCGGCTGATGAGGCTGAACAGCGTTTCACCAGGGAGCCATTCCAGCAGCTCCCAGTTCCGGCGCTCACAGCCTGCAGCGGGACGTGGGTGTTCCCGCAAACCGGTTTTCGGTCGCCAGGCCGCATAAATGCTCAACCTGTGTTTACGACTTTAATTGCCTGTTTGCGACTTTAA
- a CDS encoding DoxX family protein, translating to MQSTNTISAPVNVSVLPLIGRLLLATIFLVSGFGKLMAPSGTIGYIASVGLPLPELAYAGALAAELGGGLLLVLGYRTRWVAAALAVFSVVSAVLFHNALGDQNQLFHFLKNLAMAGGLLQFIAFGGGTFSLDERKSELTGALSAAR from the coding sequence ATGCAATCGACCAACACCATTTCCGCTCCCGTCAACGTGTCTGTGCTGCCGCTGATTGGCCGCCTGCTCCTCGCCACCATCTTCCTGGTGAGTGGCTTCGGCAAGCTGATGGCACCGAGCGGCACCATTGGATACATCGCCTCGGTCGGCCTGCCCCTGCCGGAACTGGCCTATGCCGGCGCCCTGGCGGCCGAGCTGGGCGGTGGCCTGTTGCTGGTGCTGGGCTACCGCACCCGCTGGGTAGCCGCAGCGCTGGCCGTGTTCTCGGTCGTCTCCGCTGTGCTGTTCCACAACGCCCTGGGCGACCAGAACCAGTTGTTCCACTTCCTGAAGAACCTGGCCATGGCCGGCGGTCTGCTGCAGTTCATCGCCTTCGGCGGTGGCACCTTCAGTCTGGACGAGCGCAAGTCTGAACTGACGGGTGCCCTGAGCGCCGCTCGCTAA
- a CDS encoding pirin family protein, whose protein sequence is MTAIYQTPQQTSTSERAFRRSSDAQTSHRGIAARTSGRIHGPVNRLVSPHMAGSYLKPFVFLDYFDFQSAGETMFPMHPHSGIATTTVLLEGGMRYEDTTGASGVLEAGSVEWMRAGKGVWHDGVPLPGQRLRGYQLWVALPQALELGPAQSQYLRPAEVAQVNNVRVILGQYQGVNSKVNSPEGIQYLHVSLKAGESIELEPPAGHDVAWLHVGKGALASGDERIAKELVVFEEGTQAIHLTAEHAADFIFGTARKHPHDLVLGSYSVHTSHAALRHGEQEIARLGEQLRASGRAV, encoded by the coding sequence ATGACAGCCATCTACCAAACGCCGCAGCAAACCAGTACCTCTGAACGGGCTTTTCGCCGGTCCAGCGATGCGCAAACTTCTCACCGCGGCATCGCCGCTCGCACCAGCGGTCGAATCCACGGGCCAGTGAATCGCCTCGTGAGTCCGCACATGGCGGGCAGCTACCTCAAGCCGTTCGTCTTCCTGGACTACTTCGACTTCCAGTCGGCCGGCGAGACGATGTTCCCGATGCATCCGCACTCGGGCATCGCAACGACGACGGTCCTGCTGGAGGGCGGCATGCGCTATGAAGACACCACCGGCGCCAGTGGCGTGCTGGAGGCCGGTTCCGTTGAATGGATGCGCGCCGGCAAAGGCGTGTGGCACGACGGTGTGCCGCTTCCTGGCCAGCGACTGCGCGGCTACCAGCTGTGGGTGGCTTTGCCCCAAGCCCTGGAGCTGGGGCCTGCTCAAAGCCAGTACCTCCGGCCGGCCGAGGTCGCGCAGGTCAACAACGTGCGCGTCATCCTCGGCCAGTACCAGGGCGTCAACAGCAAGGTCAACTCGCCCGAGGGCATCCAGTACCTGCACGTGTCCCTCAAGGCCGGCGAAAGCATTGAGCTGGAACCGCCGGCCGGCCACGACGTCGCGTGGTTGCATGTCGGCAAGGGTGCCCTGGCCAGCGGCGATGAGCGAATTGCCAAGGAGCTGGTGGTCTTCGAAGAAGGCACCCAAGCGATTCACCTGACCGCTGAGCACGCCGCCGACTTCATCTTCGGCACCGCGCGCAAACATCCTCACGACCTGGTGCTGGGCTCCTACTCGGTGCACACGTCTCATGCCGCGCTTCGACACGGCGAACAAGAAATTGCTCGGCTTGGCGAGCAACTCCGCGCAAGCGGGCGGGCCGTCTAA
- a CDS encoding LysR family transcriptional regulator translates to MLDGVSLDQLRTFIAAAEEGSFSAAGRKLRRAQSVVSQTLANLEGQLRVTLFDRSARYPVLTEEGKALLGEAKTVIYGMDSFKARARTLSEGLEPELSVAVDVMFPMSALTAAVGAFKEQFPTTPLRMYVEALGAVVQPVLDGTCQLGVVGSLPVVPEGTRSEALAQVPMVTVVSPSHPLASMQGPLSSSELERHVQLVLTDRTTLSAGRSYGVLAAQIWRLADLGAKHAFLKAGFGWGHMPREMVQRDLDSGELVQINLEVHQPATPSIAMYAVYRGDAPPGPAGRWFIARLKGG, encoded by the coding sequence ATGCTCGACGGCGTCTCTCTAGACCAACTTCGTACCTTCATAGCCGCGGCCGAGGAGGGCAGCTTTTCTGCCGCCGGCCGCAAGCTCCGGCGCGCCCAGTCCGTTGTGAGCCAGACGCTAGCCAATCTCGAGGGACAGCTCCGGGTGACGCTGTTCGACCGCTCCGCTCGCTACCCGGTGCTGACCGAGGAGGGCAAGGCTTTGCTGGGCGAGGCCAAGACGGTCATCTACGGCATGGACAGCTTCAAGGCACGGGCCCGCACGCTCTCCGAGGGGCTGGAGCCCGAGCTCTCGGTGGCGGTGGATGTCATGTTCCCCATGAGCGCACTGACGGCCGCAGTCGGTGCCTTCAAGGAACAATTCCCAACGACACCCTTGCGGATGTATGTGGAAGCGCTCGGCGCCGTGGTGCAGCCGGTGCTCGACGGCACCTGCCAACTCGGTGTCGTCGGCTCACTTCCGGTCGTGCCAGAGGGCACAAGGTCGGAGGCCCTCGCGCAGGTACCCATGGTGACCGTGGTCTCGCCGTCACACCCCCTGGCGTCGATGCAAGGCCCGCTCAGCTCCAGCGAGCTGGAGCGACACGTTCAACTGGTGTTGACCGACCGGACGACCCTGAGCGCGGGGCGCAGTTACGGGGTTCTGGCTGCGCAGATTTGGCGCCTGGCGGACCTGGGGGCGAAACACGCCTTTCTGAAAGCCGGCTTTGGCTGGGGCCACATGCCGCGGGAGATGGTGCAACGGGACCTGGACAGCGGCGAGTTGGTGCAAATCAACCTCGAAGTGCATCAGCCAGCCACGCCCAGCATCGCCATGTATGCCGTCTACCGCGGCGATGCTCCTCCCGGCCCGGCCGGCCGCTGGTTCATCGCCCGCCTCAAGGGTGGCTGA